One window of Papaver somniferum cultivar HN1 chromosome 9, ASM357369v1, whole genome shotgun sequence genomic DNA carries:
- the LOC113308266 gene encoding uncharacterized protein LOC113308266: protein MDLLNPDISKLINYYPSILSSDPHKTLKPKLDFFKSKGLFTPDLVNFFSIGPAILMSSFSKVISPSFDILKSIVQSDQNVIKLIKRNSWILCTNQVKKLMVNIELLRNQGVPQTNISNYLINQPRKFTGDANSFREIVDKVKDMGFNHLQTAFLRGIIGLASMNEANWKNKMDVYKRWDWSEDHIQTAFRKNPYCMTASEKKIMEVMNFLVNEMGYESLSIAEYPIIVNCSLKARIIPRCSVIKVLVSRGVIKEKIPINTISTMIDKSFLEKFVKKYEQEVPGLMKVFQGLLNYQELLQN, encoded by the coding sequence ATGGATTTACTGAACCCCGACATTTCTAAATTAATCAATTACTATCCATCCATCCTCTCATCTGATCCTCATAAAACCCTTAAACCAAAATTAGATTTTTTCAAATCCAAAGGGCTTTTTACACCTGACCTTGTTAACTTCTTCTCAATTGGCCCGGCGATTCTGATGTCCAGTTTCAGTAAAGTGATAAGCCCTTCTTTCGATATCCTTAAGAGCATTGTTCAGTCTGACCAAAACGTCATTAAATTGATTAAACGAAATTCTTGGATTCTCTGTACAAACCAAGTTAAAAAATTGATGGTCAACATAGAGCTTTTGAGAAATCAAGGTGTCCCTCAAACTAATATTTCTAACTATCTAATCAACCAACCTAGAAAATTTACTGGAGATGCCAATAGTTTTAGAGAGATTGTAGACAAGGTTAAAGACATGGGTTTTAATCATTTACAAACCGCATTTCTCAGGGGAATAATCGGATTGGCATCGATGAACGAAGCCAATTGGAAAAATAAGATGGATGTTTACAAGAGATGGGATTGGTCTGAGGATCACATTCAAACAGCATTTAGGAAAAATCCTTATTGTATGACGGCATCAGAGAAAAAGATTATGGAGGTTATGAATTTTCTTGTGAATGAAATGGGTTACGAGTCTTTGAGTATTGCGGAATACCCAATAATTGTTAATTGTAGCTTGAAGGCGAGGATTATCCCAAGGTGTTCTGTTATCAAGGTTTTAGTCTCCAGAGGTGTGATCAAAGAAAAAATTCCTATAAACACAATTTCAACAATGATAGACAAGTCTTTTCTGGAAAAATTTGTGAAGAAGTATGAGCAAGAAGTTCCTGGACTAATGAAGGTATTCCAAGGTCTGTTGAATTACCAAGAGCTACTACAGAACTGA
- the LOC113309009 gene encoding uncharacterized protein LOC113309009, with translation MNSFSKVIIPSFDTLKGILDSDENVIKMIKRNSWILSTCGVENVMVNIELLRNQGVPETKITNYLIWHSRVFTQDADKFRKIVEKTKEMGFNPLYTTFLVAIHALASMTEVNWKNKMDVYKRWGWSEAQIQAAFRRNPRCMMASEKKIMAIMSFLVNEMGYDSSSAAESPLIFDRSLKGRIIPRCSVTKILVSKGLIKELIPLSAVSAMIDEAFLEKFVLKYEQQVPGLMKLFKVRSIPFFLGKD, from the exons ATGAACAGTTTCAGTAAAGTAATAATCCCTTCTTTCGATACCCTTAAGGGCATTTTAGACTCTGATGAAAACGTCATTAAAATGATTAAGCGTAATTCTTGGATTCTCAGTACATGCGGGGTCGAAAATGTGATGGTCAATATAGAGCTTTTGAGAAATCAAGGCGTCCCTGAAACTAAAATAACTAATTATCTGATCTGGCATTCTAGAGTTTTTACTCAAGATGCCGATAAATTTAGAAAGATTGTAGAAAAGACTAAAGAAATGGGTTTTAATCCCTTATATACGACATTTCTTGTAGCTATCCATGCACTGGCATCAATGACTGAAGTCAATTGGAAAAATAAGATGGATGTTTACAAGAGATGGGGTTGGTCTGAGGCTCAAATTCAAGCAGCATTTAGAAGGAATCCTCGTTGTATGATGGCTTCTGAGAAAAAGATTATGGCAATTATGAGTTTCCTTGTGAATGAAATGGGTTATGATTCATCAAGTGCTGCTGAATCCCCATTAATTTTTGATCGTAGCTTGAAAGGGAGGATTATCCCAAGGTGTTCTGTTACTAAGATTCTAGTCTCCAAGGGTCTGATTAAGGAACTGATTCCATTAAGTGCAGTTTCAGCAATGATAGATGAGGCATTTCTGGAGAAGTTTGTATTAAAGTATGAGCAACAAGTTCCCGGACTGATGAAGTTATTTAAAG TGCGGTCGATACCTTTTTTCCTTGGGAAAGATTAG